AAGTGCATTTATTCCGAAATAATCCTTAATTTGTTCTATAATTTGTTGTTTGTTCACGAGGTAAAAAGTTTCAGTTGAAAAAATGGAATCTTTAAATTAAAAAAATCAAAAATACAGCAGAAAAAAATCTTTGTAATTGAATGCTAAAAATAACAATTTTTGAAGATTTAACAATAACTAGTTTTCAAACACGCATTTTTCAAAAAAGTTTGAGCAATTTTATATTTTATATTTGTTGAATAAATTACCCTCAAATAACAACTATTTCTAAAAAAATACTTAACAAAACAACCTATTTACTAAATCAAATTAAAAAAATGAATTCAATTATTTTTTATCTATTTTTATTCTCTTTCCTATTTTTCTCTTGCTCCAACAATAAAGTAGCCATATCAAAAGAAAATAATAACACAGAAACAACTTTTCAAGATTCTACTAAGTCAGAAAAAGATATAAATATCAGTCAAATCATTATAGGAGCTGCACAAACCGAAAAATATTTTGATTTAATTAAAAATAAACGTGTCGGAATGATTGTCAATCATACTTCTATCCTTTATTCAGAAAATGATTCTATTCATTTAGTAGATTTTTTATTAGAAAGTGACATAAACATACAAACTATCTTCGCACCCGAACATGGTTTTAGAGGAACAGCAAGCGCAGGAGAAACTATCAAAAATGGAAAAGACACCAAAACAGGAATTAATATTATTTCATTGTATGGGAAAAATAAAAAGCCTAGTAAACAACAATTAGAAAATATTGATGTTTTAATTTTTGATATTCAAGATGTAGGCGCACGTTTTTACACCTATATAAGTACAATGCACTATTGTATGGAAGCTGCTGCCGAATATAAAAAGCAAATTATAATATTAGACAGACCAAACCCAAATGGTTTTTATGTAGATGGCTGTATCAGAGAATCCAAGTATAAATCTTTTGTAGGAATGCACCCTATTCCGATTGTTCATGGACTTACAATAGGTGAACTTGCAAATATGATAGAAGGCGAAAAATGGCTAGAAAATGAAGCTAAAGCTAAAGTGCAATTAGATGAAAATCTAACAATCATCTCATGTCAAAACTATTCTCATAAAGACAAATATACTTTGCCCATTGCACCTTCTCCAAATCTTCCAACTCAAAACTCTATTCTACTTTACCCGTCTTTGTGCCTTTTTGAAGGAACTACAATGAGTGTAGGACGTGGAACAGACTTTCCTTTTGAAGCAGTTGGACATCCTAATTTTCCAAAACAAAACTCTACTATTTCTTTTACACCAAAACCAAACGAAGGTGCAAAATATCCTCCTTTGGAAAACAAACTTTGTTATGGAATTAAGTACCAAACTCAAAAATTAGAAAACAACTTTTCTTTAAAACCAATAATAGAATTCTATCAGACTATGAAAGACAAGGAATTAGCAAATAAAAAAGATATTTTTTTCAATTCATATTTTAATACACTAGCAGGAAATGATAAATTACAAACTCAAATGAAAGAAGGCTTAACAGAGAAAGAAATTAAAGCAACATGGCAAAAAGAGTTAGAAAATTATAAAATAATGAGAAAAAAATATTTATTGTATGAAGATTTTGAGTAGAGTTTTTAAATGAAATTTCAACTATTTTCATTATTTTTTTTGATAATCCCTAAAAAAGTAGTTTCTTTGCGCTCTCAAATATTTTCTTAAAACAGAAACATATAATTTGAGAGTCAGAGATAAAAACGAACTTTGACTAAACAAAATTTGAAACTCAAGAGACAAAATAAGAAACAAATATATGTTATACGTTTTAATTAGCATTGTACTATTTGTTGCCATTCTTTTAATGGTCGTAGTATTAGCACAAGAACCAAAAGGTAGTGGAATCTCTAAAGAATTTGGAGGCGCTGGCGCAAACCAAATCATGGGAGCAAAAAATACCACTAACATAATGGAAAAAATTACTTGGACACTTATAGCTATTGTTTTTGTTGGAAGTATTGGAGCAACTCTACTTACTGATGCAGAAGCACCAAATTATATTAGTCCAAATGTAGAAAAAGCAAAAGAACAAGTTGATCCTAGCCAGTTAGGGGGTTCACAACTTGAGCAAAACGATGTTACCAATCCTTCTGATCCAAGTAAGGACGAAAGTGAAGACAAATAATCATTGCTAACAAAAGGTTAGAACTGAAAAATATTAATGCTTAATTTGTTCCATTCTTAGATTAAATTTATTATCAAATAATTTATTTAAAAATGGAACAAAAAAAAGTAAATATGAATTACTATGTTTAGTTATCCAAATTAAACAGCAAATTAATTAAAACTGTAAAAGTCTAGTTTTAAAGCGATTAAAAAAGAATTTTAAAAATAATTCAAAAATTTGTTCAAAAAATTTGGATTGTAAAAATAAAGTCTGTACTTTTGCACTCGCTTTAACACACAAACTAAACACAAAAATTTAGTTTTAAATTAAAGAAAATTTTAGAAACTGTTTAGAGTTAGAATCTAAACAAATCTAGTTGGGGGGATACCAAAGCGGCCAACTGGGACGGACTGTAAATCCGTTGATTAATTTCTTCGCAGGTTCGAATCCTGCTCCCCCCACAATAATTTTTACATAAAAATTATTTTATATTTATTCATTAGGAATAGATGGTATTATTTCAAATAAAACCAAACTTTGATTTTTAAGATTCTATTTTGAAATTCAATTTATATGCGAGAGTAGCTCAGTTGGTAGAGCGACAGCCTTCCAAGCTGTAGGTCGCGGGTTCGAGCCTCGTCTCTCGCTCTAATATAATCTGATACATAACTATTGGTATTTTTTATAGCAACATTAGATAACACTAATTAGACACAAACTTTTCACTAATCTCTATTTTATATTTTTAGACTAATCCTTTAAAAAATAAATCAAGAGACTAGATTATGGAAAGTTTGTATCATGCTATAAGCCGATGTAGCTCAGGGGTAGAGCGCTTCCTTGGTAAGGAAGAGGTCGTGGGTTCAATTCCCATCGTTGGCTCTACGAAGGCTCTACCAATGTATTATATGGTTATGTTTTATTTAAGAATTACCTTTTCATACTATTCTCATACTATTTTAAATTCTTTGTTAAGATGGCTAAGGAAACCTTCAACCGAGCGAAACCTCACGTAAATATCGGAACTATTGGTCACGTTGACCACGGTAAAACTACTTTAACTGCAGCAATTACGAAAGTATTGGCAGACGCAGGTCACTCTGCTGCTCGTAGTTTTGACTCAATTGACAACGCTCCTGAAGAAAAAGAGCGTGGTATCACTATCAACACTTCTCACGTAGAGTACGAAACGGCTAACCGTCACTATGCTCACGTTGATTGTCCAGGTCACGCCGATTATGTTAAAAACATGGTTACTGGTGCTGCTCAAATGGACGGAGCTATTCTTGTAGTAGCTGCTACTGATGGCCCTATGCCTCAAACTCGTGAACACATCCTTTTGGCTCGCCAAGTAGGTGTTCCTTCTATCGTTGTATTCATGAATAAAGTGGATATGGTAGATGATGAAGAATTATTAGAACTTGTAGAAATGGAAATCCGTGATCTTTTAAGTTTCTATGATTTTGATGGCGATAATATCTCTGTTGTTCAAGGTTCTGCACTTGGTGCATTGAACGGAGAAGGCAAATGGGTAGATACAGTTATGGCTTTAATGAATGCAGTTGATGAAGGTATTCCATTGCCTCCTCGTATTACTGACAAACCATTCTTGATGCCTGTAGAAGACGTATTCTCTATCACTGGTCGTGGTACTGTTGCTACTGGTCGTGTAGAGCGTGGTGCTATCAAAGTAGGTGAGCCAGTTGAAATTTTAGGATTAGGTGAAGCTCCAATTAAATCTACTGTTACAGGTGTAGAGATGTTCCGTAAATTATTAGATGCTGCTGAAGCTGGTGATAATGCTGGTATTCTTTTGCGTGGTGTTGATAAAGAGCAAATCAAACGTGGTATGGTAATCGCTAAACCAGGTTCTGTAACTACTCACACTAAATTCAAAGCAGAAGTTTACGTATTGAAAAAAGAAGAAGGTGGACGTCATACTCCATTCTTTAAAGGATATAACCCACAGTTTTACTTCCGTACAACTGACGTAACTGGTGCTATTGAGCTTCCAGAAAACGTAGAAATGGTTATGCCTGGTGATAACATCACTATTACTGTTGAGCTTTTGAAACCAATTGCAATGGAAAAAGGTCTTCGCTTCGCTATCCGTGAAGGTGGACGTACAGTAGGTGCAGGTCAAGTAACTGAAATTCTTTAATCTAACTTTTTATTCTTCTGAATAAAAAACGATTAATAAATTATATATTTAAAAATGACATTATTTTCTTTTGAAAGTAATGTCATTTTTTTATGCCTAAATTTTAATTAAATCCCTCTTTTTAAAATGATTTTCCTGTTTTTTTGATAAATTGAAACTATGAAACGATTATTTTGCCTCTGTTTGGCTTTACTTCTTTGTTTTGGAATTATGTTTTACAAACAAACTCCTACTTACAATCCTTTTGATGGTGTTTTTGATATTGATACAAGTCAACTTTCAGAATGTGATACGATTGGTGGAATGTGTGGATTTCTTAATTTTCGCCCAAAAACTGATAAACGCCTAAAAATGTATTATCAAATTTATACAGAAGATATAAATGATGTAATTGGAAAAGGATTTTATTATACAGAAGATACTATTCTCATTCCAAAGAGTTATGACTATGATAGCTTTTTAGACTCTATAAAAAATCTACCTATTGGCATAAAAGAGTATAATGAAGCCTTAAATGAATTTGGTTATAGTTATTTAGATAAGAATGAATATAATATACGAATTATTCATAAAACTAATTTTGATATAGTTACAACTTTATTACGTTGGGACGGATTAGAAAATGATTCCACAAAAATTATTCGCACTATAGGAAACTTGATAATTAAACCTAGAATCACTCGTACCTCAGACAATGAATTTATCATTAATATAAATTAAATATTTGTGTAAAGACTGGAAT
This is a stretch of genomic DNA from Bernardetia sp. MNP-M8. It encodes these proteins:
- a CDS encoding DUF1343 domain-containing protein, whose translation is MNSIIFYLFLFSFLFFSCSNNKVAISKENNNTETTFQDSTKSEKDINISQIIIGAAQTEKYFDLIKNKRVGMIVNHTSILYSENDSIHLVDFLLESDINIQTIFAPEHGFRGTASAGETIKNGKDTKTGINIISLYGKNKKPSKQQLENIDVLIFDIQDVGARFYTYISTMHYCMEAAAEYKKQIIILDRPNPNGFYVDGCIRESKYKSFVGMHPIPIVHGLTIGELANMIEGEKWLENEAKAKVQLDENLTIISCQNYSHKDKYTLPIAPSPNLPTQNSILLYPSLCLFEGTTMSVGRGTDFPFEAVGHPNFPKQNSTISFTPKPNEGAKYPPLENKLCYGIKYQTQKLENNFSLKPIIEFYQTMKDKELANKKDIFFNSYFNTLAGNDKLQTQMKEGLTEKEIKATWQKELENYKIMRKKYLLYEDFE
- the secG gene encoding preprotein translocase subunit SecG, producing MLYVLISIVLFVAILLMVVVLAQEPKGSGISKEFGGAGANQIMGAKNTTNIMEKITWTLIAIVFVGSIGATLLTDAEAPNYISPNVEKAKEQVDPSQLGGSQLEQNDVTNPSDPSKDESEDK
- the tuf gene encoding elongation factor Tu encodes the protein MAKETFNRAKPHVNIGTIGHVDHGKTTLTAAITKVLADAGHSAARSFDSIDNAPEEKERGITINTSHVEYETANRHYAHVDCPGHADYVKNMVTGAAQMDGAILVVAATDGPMPQTREHILLARQVGVPSIVVFMNKVDMVDDEELLELVEMEIRDLLSFYDFDGDNISVVQGSALGALNGEGKWVDTVMALMNAVDEGIPLPPRITDKPFLMPVEDVFSITGRGTVATGRVERGAIKVGEPVEILGLGEAPIKSTVTGVEMFRKLLDAAEAGDNAGILLRGVDKEQIKRGMVIAKPGSVTTHTKFKAEVYVLKKEEGGRHTPFFKGYNPQFYFRTTDVTGAIELPENVEMVMPGDNITITVELLKPIAMEKGLRFAIREGGRTVGAGQVTEIL